The following coding sequences lie in one Bacteroidota bacterium genomic window:
- the aroA gene encoding 3-phosphoshikimate 1-carboxyvinyltransferase, producing MSSYHTVRPIRGSLRASVRVPSDKSIAHRTALLAAWAEGPSELVGFPRSRDPQSTLSCLSALGVPVEFSEPDRVRIRGVGLRGFRLRGQLLDCGNSGTTMRLLCGMLVGQRGSVTLDGDASLRRRPMERVAEPLRCMGGRIETQDGCPPVRIQGAGRLCGATFRLPIPSAQVKSAILLAGLLAEGETVVFEASRTRDHTERLLGLEPVLTPEGWRIAVQGGRLRPQAGRYEIPGDPSAAAFWAAAAALVPGSEVELRDVGLNPTRTAFLELLRRMGAEVEAHVERWIGREPVGRIRVRACGLRAVQIGGSEVPALIDELPVIAVLAAMADGESRITGASELRLKESDRIRAMTEGLRRLGARVEELPDGWAFEGPIRMRGGRVSAYQDHRVAMALAVAGLLAEGETIIEGAEWVEVSYPGFWETLERLSASAVP from the coding sequence ATGTCCTCATACCATACGGTGCGCCCGATCCGGGGGAGCTTAAGGGCGTCCGTGCGGGTGCCATCGGATAAATCCATTGCGCACCGGACGGCCCTGCTCGCCGCCTGGGCCGAGGGCCCCTCGGAGCTAGTGGGTTTTCCCAGAAGCCGCGATCCTCAGAGCACCTTGAGCTGCCTAAGCGCTCTCGGGGTGCCGGTGGAGTTTTCAGAGCCGGACCGGGTGCGCATCCGAGGCGTGGGGCTTAGGGGGTTTCGCCTGCGGGGACAGCTTTTGGACTGCGGCAACTCCGGCACCACGATGCGCCTGCTCTGCGGCATGCTCGTGGGACAGCGGGGATCCGTCACCCTAGACGGGGACGCCTCGCTGCGACGCCGGCCCATGGAGCGCGTGGCCGAGCCCCTGCGGTGCATGGGGGGGCGTATAGAGACCCAAGATGGGTGTCCACCTGTGCGCATCCAGGGCGCAGGCCGCCTCTGCGGGGCAACGTTTCGGCTCCCCATCCCCTCAGCCCAGGTGAAATCCGCGATCCTGCTAGCCGGCTTGCTGGCCGAAGGAGAAACGGTCGTCTTCGAAGCCTCACGCACGCGCGATCACACAGAACGCCTGCTGGGTCTAGAGCCGGTGCTGACTCCTGAGGGGTGGCGCATAGCCGTTCAAGGAGGTCGGTTGCGTCCCCAGGCCGGCCGATACGAGATCCCAGGCGACCCTTCGGCGGCCGCTTTCTGGGCCGCTGCGGCGGCGCTTGTTCCGGGCTCGGAGGTGGAGCTTCGAGACGTGGGCCTGAACCCCACGCGAACGGCCTTCTTGGAGCTGTTACGCCGGATGGGGGCGGAGGTGGAGGCTCATGTGGAACGCTGGATCGGCCGCGAGCCCGTGGGCCGGATACGGGTGCGGGCTTGCGGCCTGCGCGCTGTGCAGATTGGGGGCTCCGAGGTGCCCGCGCTCATAGACGAGCTGCCCGTAATCGCCGTTTTGGCCGCTATGGCCGATGGGGAAAGCCGCATCACGGGGGCTTCTGAGCTGCGCCTGAAGGAGTCCGATCGCATCCGCGCCATGACCGAGGGGCTGCGGCGCCTGGGGGCCCGCGTTGAGGAGCTGCCCGATGGATGGGCCTTCGAGGGGCCCATTCGAATGCGCGGAGGTCGTGTATCGGCTTATCAGGACCATCGGGTCGCCATGGCCCTGGCCGTTGCCGGCTTGCTGGCCGAAGGGGAGACGATCATCGAGGGGGCCGAATGGGTAGAGGTTTCCTATCCCGGCTTCTGGGAGACCTTGGAGCGCCTGAGCGCCTCCGCGGTTCCTTAG
- a CDS encoding DUF4290 domain-containing protein has product MSVTSEVVRIRHLRRTVKIVDRQVGRNAQLYAQAIAQIPDKVRRYPHLRVLISIIEQAHPDWAQAPQKDRRIAELIRAMEPSLEVGELLEVVRAMEQERPDHRGGRPH; this is encoded by the coding sequence ATGTCCGTCACCAGCGAAGTCGTACGCATTCGCCACCTGCGGCGCACGGTCAAAATCGTCGATCGGCAGGTGGGCCGAAACGCACAGCTCTATGCCCAGGCCATTGCTCAGATCCCGGACAAGGTCCGGCGTTATCCTCACCTGCGGGTACTGATCAGCATCATCGAGCAAGCCCATCCCGACTGGGCTCAGGCGCCGCAGAAGGATCGGCGCATCGCCGAGCTGATCCGCGCCATGGAGCCCTCCTTGGAAGTGGGCGAGCTGCTGGAAGTCGTGCGCGCCATGGAGCAGGAACGCCCCGATCATCGGGGGGGCAGGCCCCACTGA
- a CDS encoding TolC family protein, with product MRLLVCLFACVLSAGGLWAQPRRLTLPEAVRVALERNLTIRKAETQLELYEVQRRQRVANFLPYVSANSSSGRNFGRQFDLTTGQLTDQRSDRLSASIDASLNLFNGGADWFGWRQAEQELESQRAGLERARQSVVFSVAQSFLQILLDQELLRIEQENLRAQRGQLERIEQLVRSGVRPQADLYAQQAQVAQQELAVIEAENRLALDRARLAQLLGLDSLEGLELVPPEADPQMLEAESFELEALYRAALASRSDYRQRQLALEAARAGLRAATAGYWPRLDLAFSYGSGYSSLARRFNPQTQRLEAIRFGDQFWRQNVYSSVGLRISIPIFDRLLTANNVARNRVQYEYARWELQELEQNIRLELQQALLNYQAAQKRWQVASAQLRAAEQALQAERERYQVGSGTLLELTTANTNYVRAASLQAQARYSLLFQRKMLDYYMGRSDLGVR from the coding sequence ATGCGCCTGCTAGTTTGCTTGTTCGCCTGCGTGCTCTCGGCTGGGGGCTTATGGGCCCAACCCCGTCGGCTAACGCTGCCAGAAGCCGTGCGCGTGGCCCTGGAGCGCAACCTCACAATCCGCAAAGCGGAAACCCAGCTGGAGCTCTACGAGGTGCAACGCCGTCAACGCGTAGCCAACTTCCTGCCCTACGTGAGCGCGAATAGCTCCTCGGGACGCAATTTCGGCCGACAATTCGATCTTACCACCGGACAGCTCACAGACCAGCGAAGCGATCGACTCAGCGCGAGCATAGACGCGAGCCTGAATCTGTTCAACGGCGGCGCCGACTGGTTTGGCTGGCGTCAAGCCGAACAGGAGCTCGAATCGCAACGGGCAGGGCTGGAGCGCGCCCGTCAATCGGTGGTGTTCTCCGTAGCCCAGAGCTTTCTGCAGATTCTCCTGGATCAGGAACTATTGCGCATCGAACAGGAGAACCTGCGAGCCCAGCGAGGGCAATTGGAGCGCATTGAACAGCTCGTCCGCTCGGGAGTCCGGCCCCAGGCGGATCTATATGCGCAGCAAGCGCAGGTGGCACAGCAGGAGCTAGCCGTAATCGAAGCGGAGAACCGGCTAGCTCTGGATCGAGCTCGGCTGGCCCAGCTGCTCGGGCTAGACTCCCTTGAGGGGTTAGAGCTCGTCCCCCCCGAAGCGGACCCCCAGATGCTTGAGGCGGAGAGCTTCGAGCTTGAGGCTCTGTACCGGGCCGCGCTAGCGAGCCGATCCGACTATCGCCAACGCCAATTGGCCCTGGAGGCCGCCCGCGCCGGACTACGGGCAGCCACGGCGGGCTACTGGCCGCGTCTAGACCTGGCCTTTTCATACGGGTCGGGCTACTCGAGCTTAGCGCGGCGTTTTAACCCTCAAACCCAACGGCTGGAGGCGATTCGCTTCGGGGATCAGTTCTGGCGGCAGAACGTGTATTCCTCGGTAGGCCTGCGCATCTCAATCCCGATCTTTGATCGGCTGCTCACAGCCAACAACGTGGCCCGTAACCGGGTCCAATACGAGTACGCTCGCTGGGAGCTACAGGAGCTGGAACAAAACATCCGCCTGGAGCTGCAGCAGGCGCTGCTTAATTACCAAGCTGCGCAGAAGCGCTGGCAAGTAGCCTCTGCGCAGCTGCGGGCCGCCGAGCAGGCCCTGCAAGCCGAACGCGAGCGCTATCAGGTAGGTTCCGGCACCCTGTTGGAACTCACCACGGCGAACACCAACTACGTGCGAGCCGCCTCCTTGCAGGCGCAAGCGCGCTATTCGCTTCTGTTTCAGCGCAAAATGCTCGACTATTACATGGGACGCTCGGACCTCGGGGTCCGCTAA
- a CDS encoding efflux RND transporter periplasmic adaptor subunit yields MRRTRSSPTRKILLWTGLTSGLLTLLYVIGRSAGWIDASAEAIEVQVESVSRRDITQVVSAAGKVRPEIEVKITPDVSGEIIALYVKEGDRVRQGQLLARIKPDFYQAQAEQSEAALNQMRALLAQARAQLLKAETDFQRAEALYRSGVVSEADYQTIRAQYESARAQYESAQFQVKSAQARLREAQSNLRKTYIYAPISGTVSQLSVELGERVVGTSQMAGTEMMRVALLDQMEVLVEINENDIVHVSEGDTALIEVDAYPNMTFVGQVTNIANSAKTTLQGTVEQVTTYPVRIRINGSYRRPNGAVSTATLKVDELPPTPMPRLRPGMSATVDIRTRTVRGALAVPIQAVTVRSRKTGRAPSDTARAEEQLERVVFVVESQRVRQQPVETGINDDRYIEITSGLRGDERVVVGPFRAVNRLLKDGSRIRINPTQSPSGQTAAATRSEQP; encoded by the coding sequence ATGAGGCGCACTCGAAGCTCCCCCACACGCAAAATCCTATTGTGGACCGGCCTGACGTCCGGACTGTTGACGCTCCTATACGTGATCGGCCGTAGTGCGGGCTGGATCGATGCTTCGGCAGAGGCGATCGAGGTGCAAGTGGAATCGGTCAGCAGACGCGACATCACACAGGTCGTCTCCGCCGCCGGCAAGGTGCGACCCGAGATCGAGGTGAAGATCACCCCCGATGTCTCGGGCGAAATCATCGCGCTTTACGTCAAAGAGGGCGATCGGGTGCGCCAGGGGCAGCTTCTGGCGCGGATTAAGCCCGATTTCTATCAGGCTCAAGCCGAGCAAAGCGAAGCAGCCCTCAACCAGATGCGGGCCTTGCTGGCTCAGGCCCGAGCGCAGCTGCTAAAGGCTGAAACCGATTTTCAGCGCGCCGAGGCTTTGTATCGCTCGGGGGTGGTTTCGGAAGCCGATTATCAAACGATCCGGGCTCAGTACGAGTCGGCCCGCGCACAGTACGAATCGGCGCAGTTTCAGGTCAAAAGCGCTCAAGCCCGGCTGCGGGAGGCCCAGAGCAACTTGCGTAAGACCTACATCTACGCCCCCATCTCGGGTACGGTAAGCCAACTTTCCGTCGAGCTCGGCGAACGCGTGGTGGGCACAAGCCAAATGGCCGGCACCGAGATGATGCGCGTCGCCCTGTTGGACCAGATGGAGGTGCTCGTGGAGATCAACGAAAACGACATCGTGCACGTAAGCGAAGGCGATACGGCGCTCATCGAGGTCGACGCCTATCCGAACATGACCTTTGTAGGCCAGGTGACCAACATCGCCAACTCCGCCAAAACGACCTTGCAGGGCACTGTAGAACAAGTAACCACGTATCCCGTGCGCATCCGCATCAACGGGTCCTACCGCCGACCAAACGGGGCGGTGTCGACGGCTACCCTAAAAGTGGACGAGCTCCCCCCCACCCCCATGCCCCGGCTGCGGCCGGGCATGTCGGCCACGGTCGACATCCGCACCCGGACGGTGCGCGGGGCCTTGGCTGTGCCCATTCAGGCCGTGACCGTGCGTTCCCGCAAAACGGGCCGGGCCCCTTCGGATACGGCCCGGGCCGAGGAGCAGCTGGAACGCGTGGTCTTCGTGGTGGAATCCCAGCGGGTCCGCCAGCAGCCCGTGGAGACGGGCATCAACGACGACCGCTACATCGAGATCACCTCGGGCCTTCGCGGGGATGAACGCGTGGTAGTAGGGCCTTTCCGAGCCGTAAACCGCCTGCTTAAGGACGGCTCCCGCATCAGGATCAACCCGACGCAAAGCCCAAGCGGCCAGACGGCAGCGGCAACCCGGAGTGAACAGCCATGA
- a CDS encoding ABC transporter ATP-binding protein: MSAERPLIDLRQIRRVYPMGAEPVHALRGITLQIFPNEYVAIMGPSGSGKSTLMNILGCLDTPTSGEYYLNGKLVSELSDNELAEIRNREIGFVFQTFNLLPRQDCLRNVELPLIYAGVPYAERRARALRALEAVGLADRVHHKPNELSGGQRQRVAIARALVNNPSILLADEPTGNLDSKTGAEILALFDALHERGHTIILVTHEEDVARHAHRIIRLRDGLIESDERRSSVPIPMRAG; the protein is encoded by the coding sequence ATGAGCGCGGAACGCCCCCTCATCGACCTGCGCCAGATCAGACGCGTTTATCCCATGGGCGCTGAGCCTGTACACGCGCTGCGCGGAATCACCTTGCAGATCTTCCCCAACGAATACGTGGCCATTATGGGTCCCTCGGGGTCAGGGAAGTCTACGCTCATGAACATCCTGGGCTGCCTAGATACTCCCACGTCGGGCGAATACTACCTGAACGGCAAACTGGTGAGCGAGCTTTCCGACAACGAACTAGCCGAGATCCGCAATCGAGAGATCGGCTTTGTGTTTCAGACCTTTAACCTCCTGCCGCGTCAGGACTGCCTGCGCAATGTCGAGCTTCCGCTCATCTACGCCGGGGTGCCGTATGCGGAACGCAGAGCGCGCGCGCTGCGGGCCCTTGAGGCCGTGGGCTTAGCCGATCGCGTACATCACAAGCCCAACGAGCTCTCCGGCGGACAACGCCAGCGCGTGGCCATCGCCCGGGCACTCGTAAACAACCCCTCGATCCTCCTAGCCGATGAGCCCACGGGCAACCTGGACTCCAAAACGGGCGCGGAGATCCTGGCCCTTTTTGACGCTCTGCATGAGCGAGGACATACGATCATCCTCGTTACCCACGAGGAGGACGTGGCCCGGCATGCACACCGAATCATTCGGCTGCGCGACGGGCTCATCGAGAGCGATGAGCGTCGAAGCTCTGTTCCGATCCCGATGCGAGCCGGCTAA